A DNA window from Deinococcus multiflagellatus contains the following coding sequences:
- a CDS encoding M55 family metallopeptidase: MGERRVVISVDMEGVCGVSSWVQVSPPEFGGLVNAAEYERARRQMTLEAAAAAQGALDAGATDVLVNDSHDTMRNLLPELLPPGVRFTTGNDKPLSMVQGVQEAGVVGLLFVGYHARAGSVRGPLAHTWNGFIRDVRINGASTGEYGLNALLAGHYGVPVLFASGDDVAMTEIRAELGEEVVTVVVKEGLSAFAAVHLHPHTALERIQEGAWRAVEQAAQARPHTTRWPAQAQLSFNHQARADAAERVPGVTRVDAVTVGWESDNAYHLFQTFRMLAKVAEVRLDG, translated from the coding sequence ATGGGTGAACGCCGGGTGGTCATCAGCGTGGATATGGAAGGCGTGTGCGGGGTCTCAAGCTGGGTGCAGGTGAGCCCGCCGGAATTTGGCGGTCTGGTGAACGCCGCCGAATACGAGCGCGCCCGCCGCCAGATGACCCTGGAAGCGGCGGCAGCGGCCCAGGGCGCCCTGGACGCCGGGGCCACCGACGTACTGGTGAACGACAGCCACGACACCATGCGCAACCTGCTGCCCGAACTGCTGCCCCCAGGCGTGCGCTTTACCACCGGCAACGACAAGCCGCTGAGCATGGTGCAGGGCGTGCAGGAGGCCGGGGTGGTGGGCCTGCTGTTCGTGGGCTACCACGCCCGCGCCGGCAGCGTGCGCGGCCCGCTGGCCCACACCTGGAACGGCTTCATCCGCGACGTGCGGATCAATGGGGCCTCGACCGGCGAATATGGCCTGAACGCCCTGCTGGCCGGCCACTACGGCGTGCCGGTGCTGTTTGCCAGCGGCGACGATGTGGCCATGACCGAGATCCGGGCAGAACTGGGCGAGGAGGTGGTCACAGTGGTGGTCAAGGAGGGCCTCAGCGCCTTTGCCGCCGTCCACCTGCATCCTCACACCGCCCTGGAGCGCATTCAGGAAGGTGCGTGGCGGGCCGTGGAACAAGCTGCCCAGGCCCGTCCTCACACCACCCGCTGGCCGGCCCAGGCCCAGCTGAGCTTCAACCATCAGGCCCGCGCCGACGCTGCCGAACGGGTGCCCGGCGTGACCCGGGTGGACGCCGTGACCGTGGGCTGGGAGAGCGACAACGCCTATCACCTGTTCCAGACCTTCCGCATGCTGGCGAAGGTGGCCGAGGTGCGGCTGGACGGGTAA
- the map gene encoding type I methionyl aminopeptidase, with amino-acid sequence MSRVALKSAREIEIMRRAGALVAETFRVLEPHVKPGVTLKELDRLAEEHIRKAGATPAYLGYGPRTNPFPGTICASVNEVICHGIPDSRQLQEGDIIGVDIGVLLNGYYGDACYTYTVGPVRPEVQGLVDATRASLNAALDLVKPGARLGDIGHAIQSLAEGRGYSVVREYTGHGIGKRLHEEPTVLHHGARYTGLKLQPGMVFTIEPMINLGRPETRLLGDGWTVITADKSPSAQFEHTVAVTQKGCEILTL; translated from the coding sequence ATGAGCCGCGTTGCCCTGAAATCCGCCCGCGAAATCGAGATCATGCGCCGTGCGGGGGCGCTGGTGGCCGAAACCTTCCGGGTGCTGGAACCCCACGTCAAACCCGGTGTGACCCTCAAAGAACTCGACCGCCTGGCCGAGGAGCATATTCGCAAGGCGGGCGCCACCCCCGCCTACCTGGGCTATGGGCCGCGCACCAACCCCTTTCCCGGCACCATCTGCGCCAGCGTGAACGAGGTGATCTGCCACGGTATTCCCGACAGCCGCCAGCTGCAGGAGGGCGACATCATCGGCGTGGACATCGGCGTGCTGCTGAACGGTTACTACGGCGACGCCTGCTACACCTACACAGTGGGGCCGGTGCGCCCGGAGGTGCAGGGCCTCGTGGACGCCACCCGCGCCAGCCTGAACGCCGCGCTGGATCTGGTCAAACCCGGCGCGCGCCTGGGCGATATTGGGCACGCCATCCAGTCGCTGGCCGAGGGCCGGGGCTACAGCGTGGTGCGCGAGTACACCGGCCACGGCATTGGCAAGCGCCTGCACGAGGAACCCACCGTGCTGCACCACGGCGCGCGCTACACCGGCCTGAAGCTGCAGCCCGGCATGGTGTTCACCATTGAACCCATGATCAACCTGGGACGCCCCGAAACCCGCCTGCTGGGCGACGGCTGGACCGTGATCACCGCCGACAAGAGCCCCAGCGCGCAGTTTGAACACACGGTCGCCGTGACCCAGAAGGGCTGCGAGATTCTGACGCTGTGA
- a CDS encoding pentapeptide repeat-containing protein: MTRPALPVAPKPPKLGNLRPLPGPLEDEAVYREVALAGDLPGGQTLRSVTFEKCVFRGVTLRGVNWQRVRFQDVRFEGCDLSGAAWDDVALERVEVSDCRLLGLQAPGARLRHVRLDRTVLALSVWLKADAAHLRLDACDLSEAVFMGAKLPGAVLRGCQLARTDLRGALLDGADLRGCDLRGVRLGPAELQGVTVEPTQLLDLAHLLGVKVETLEG; encoded by the coding sequence GTGACGCGGCCCGCCCTCCCAGTGGCCCCCAAACCCCCGAAGTTGGGCAACCTGCGCCCCCTGCCTGGGCCACTGGAGGATGAAGCGGTCTACCGGGAGGTGGCGTTGGCGGGCGACCTGCCCGGCGGGCAGACACTGCGCAGCGTGACTTTTGAAAAGTGTGTGTTCCGGGGCGTGACGCTGCGCGGCGTGAACTGGCAGCGGGTACGGTTTCAGGACGTGCGCTTTGAAGGCTGTGACCTGAGCGGCGCCGCGTGGGACGACGTGGCCCTGGAACGCGTGGAGGTGTCTGATTGCCGGCTGCTGGGGCTGCAGGCGCCGGGCGCACGCCTGCGTCATGTTCGCCTGGACCGCACCGTGCTGGCCCTGTCGGTCTGGCTGAAGGCCGACGCCGCGCACCTGCGGCTGGACGCCTGCGACCTGAGCGAAGCGGTGTTCATGGGCGCGAAGCTGCCCGGGGCGGTCCTGCGTGGCTGTCAGCTGGCCCGCACCGACCTGCGTGGGGCCCTGCTGGACGGCGCCGATCTGCGCGGCTGCGACCTGCGGGGCGTCCGCCTGGGGCCTGCCGAACTGCAGGGCGTGACCGTCGAGCCCACGCAACTGCTGGACCTCGCCCACCTGCTGGGCGTCAAGGTTGAGACCCTGGAGGGCTGA
- a CDS encoding manganese catalase family protein, translating into MFLRIDKLQFDLPLPKEANPNGAAAVQELMGGRFGEMSTLMNYMTQSFNFRGKDTLRPYYELIANIAAEELGHIELVSATINALLAGPEPKAQEEPVDPSTHPFSFAQDVRYAKHFIAAGPGTMIADSHGKAWSGDYVYSSGNLMLDLTHNFFLEGAARHNKLRVYEMVDDPTAKALVGYLLVRGGVHQIAYAKALETLSGVNMEKLLPMPNIPTSLIPEAKRVMDQGVHQILYRFSDTDFTQLSAIWNGTHPEDGSEVRVGEYTEIQGGPTVDGGHDSAAFSPEWDMGEIMEIAKKLHDKARLR; encoded by the coding sequence ATGTTCCTACGCATTGACAAACTGCAGTTTGACCTCCCCCTGCCCAAAGAAGCCAACCCCAACGGGGCGGCGGCCGTCCAGGAACTGATGGGCGGCCGTTTTGGCGAGATGTCCACCCTGATGAACTACATGACCCAGTCGTTCAACTTCCGGGGCAAGGACACGCTGCGGCCGTACTACGAACTGATTGCTAACATCGCTGCCGAGGAGCTGGGCCACATTGAACTGGTCTCGGCCACCATCAACGCGCTGCTGGCCGGCCCCGAGCCCAAGGCCCAGGAAGAGCCGGTGGACCCCAGTACCCACCCCTTCTCGTTCGCGCAGGACGTGCGCTACGCCAAGCACTTCATTGCGGCCGGGCCCGGCACCATGATCGCGGATTCGCACGGCAAAGCCTGGAGCGGCGACTACGTGTATTCCAGCGGCAATTTGATGCTGGACCTGACCCACAACTTCTTCCTGGAAGGCGCGGCGCGCCACAACAAGCTGCGCGTGTACGAGATGGTGGACGACCCCACCGCCAAGGCCCTGGTGGGCTACCTGCTGGTGCGCGGCGGGGTGCACCAGATCGCCTATGCCAAGGCCCTGGAAACCCTGAGCGGCGTGAACATGGAAAAGCTGCTGCCCATGCCCAACATTCCCACTTCCCTGATTCCCGAAGCCAAGCGCGTGATGGACCAGGGCGTGCACCAGATTCTTTACCGCTTCAGCGACACGGACTTTACCCAGCTGAGCGCCATCTGGAACGGCACCCACCCCGAAGACGGCAGCGAGGTGCGCGTGGGCGAGTACACCGAGATCCAGGGCGGCCCCACGGTGGACGGCGGCCACGACTCGGCGGCCTTCTCGCCGGAATGGGACATGGGCGAGATCATGGAAATCGCCAAGAAGCTGCACGACAAGGCCCGGTTGCGGTAG
- a CDS encoding ABC transporter ATP-binding protein: MIGTETAVAARDLRKSFRGAAQPVLDGVTLDIRQGEFFSLLGPSGCGKTTLLRLLAGFEQPGGGSVMIGGRDMTGVPAHRRPVNTVFQNYALFPHLNVRENVEFGLHMAGVPAGARRERAGRALEQVQIGDLAARRPDQLSGGQRQRVALARAIVNEPQVLLLDEPLSALDLKLRKELQVELAHLQQTLGMTFVFVTHDQEEALVMSDRIAVMNRGRIEQLGQAEALYERPRTAFVATFLGSSNLIEGTVQAVDGPHATVQTVHGPLRTALGAGLRPGQRVTLSVRPEKLRMERDDETEGNEIRARVDDIVYTGAENQYVLEAGGQRLHVFQLNADIGADEDFDYGEQVALYLPPENLVVLEEG, encoded by the coding sequence GTGATCGGCACCGAGACGGCGGTGGCGGCGCGCGACCTGCGCAAGAGTTTCCGGGGCGCGGCCCAGCCGGTGCTGGACGGCGTGACGTTGGACATCCGCCAGGGCGAGTTTTTCAGCCTGCTGGGGCCGTCCGGGTGTGGCAAGACCACGCTGCTGCGCCTGCTGGCAGGGTTTGAGCAGCCGGGCGGCGGCAGCGTGATGATCGGCGGCCGGGACATGACCGGCGTGCCCGCCCACCGCCGCCCGGTGAACACCGTGTTCCAGAATTACGCGCTGTTCCCGCACCTGAACGTGCGTGAGAACGTGGAGTTCGGCCTGCACATGGCCGGGGTGCCGGCCGGCGCGCGGCGCGAGCGGGCCGGGCGCGCCCTGGAACAGGTGCAGATTGGCGACCTTGCCGCCCGGCGCCCCGATCAGCTGTCGGGCGGGCAGCGGCAGCGGGTGGCCCTGGCCCGCGCCATTGTGAACGAGCCGCAGGTGCTGCTGCTGGACGAACCCCTCAGCGCCCTGGACCTGAAGCTGCGCAAGGAACTGCAAGTCGAACTGGCGCACCTGCAGCAGACCCTGGGCATGACCTTCGTGTTCGTGACCCACGATCAGGAAGAAGCCCTGGTCATGAGTGACCGCATTGCCGTGATGAACCGGGGCCGCATTGAGCAGCTGGGCCAGGCCGAGGCCCTGTACGAGCGCCCCCGCACCGCTTTTGTGGCGACCTTTCTGGGCAGCAGCAACCTCATTGAAGGCACGGTGCAGGCGGTGGACGGGCCCCACGCGACGGTGCAGACCGTGCATGGCCCCCTGCGCACCGCCCTGGGGGCGGGCCTGCGCCCAGGCCAGCGCGTGACCCTCTCGGTGCGCCCCGAGAAACTGCGCATGGAGCGCGACGACGAAACCGAGGGCAACGAGATCCGCGCCCGCGTGGACGACATCGTGTACACGGGCGCCGAGAACCAGTACGTGCTGGAAGCGGGCGGCCAGCGCCTGCACGTCTTTCAGCTGAACGCCGACATCGGCGCCGACGAGGACTTTGATTACGGCGAACAGGTGGCCCTGTACCTGCCCCCCGAGAACCTTGTGGTGCTGGAGGAAGGGTGA
- a CDS encoding ABC transporter permease yields the protein MTPRRFLATLGPGVLWLLAFLVLPALIMLGYSFLTRTDLAQVGPPWTLESWGRVIGYDALFQEWTGDNLRVLWRSVWVAGLSTALCVLLGYPLAFYIARQDARRRQLLLLLLIIPFWTNFLIRVYAWIILLRPFDLVPSLTATLLGMVYAFLPFFVLPVYASVEKVNWSLWEAAQDLGAPPARAFWSAVVPQTWPGLVAGILLTFIPALGTFVVSDLLGGAKTALVGNLVQNQFGQAGDWPYGSALSFLLMGLVLLGLWAYARVAGRRGLEELV from the coding sequence GTGACCCCCCGCCGCTTTCTCGCCACCCTGGGGCCCGGGGTGCTGTGGCTGCTGGCTTTTCTGGTGCTGCCGGCGCTGATCATGCTGGGGTATTCGTTCCTCACGCGCACGGATCTGGCGCAGGTGGGCCCGCCGTGGACGCTGGAAAGCTGGGGGCGGGTCATTGGCTACGACGCGCTGTTTCAGGAATGGACCGGCGACAACCTGCGGGTGCTGTGGCGCAGTGTGTGGGTGGCGGGGCTCAGCACCGCCCTCTGCGTGCTGCTGGGCTATCCGCTGGCCTTTTACATTGCCCGGCAGGACGCGCGGCGGCGCCAACTGCTGCTGCTGCTGCTCATCATTCCCTTCTGGACCAATTTTCTGATCCGGGTGTACGCCTGGATCATCCTGCTGCGGCCCTTCGATCTGGTGCCCAGCCTCACGGCCACCCTGCTGGGCATGGTCTACGCCTTCCTGCCCTTTTTCGTGCTGCCGGTGTATGCCAGCGTGGAGAAGGTGAACTGGTCGCTCTGGGAAGCGGCGCAGGACCTGGGCGCGCCCCCCGCGCGGGCCTTCTGGAGCGCCGTGGTGCCCCAGACGTGGCCGGGGCTGGTGGCGGGTATCCTGCTCACCTTCATTCCGGCCCTGGGCACCTTTGTGGTCAGCGACCTGCTGGGCGGCGCCAAGACGGCGCTGGTGGGCAACCTCGTGCAGAACCAGTTCGGGCAGGCGGGCGACTGGCCGTATGGCAGCGCGCTGAGCTTCCTGCTGATGGGTCTGGTGCTGCTGGGCCTGTGGGCCTACGCCCGGGTGGCGGGCCGCCGGGGTCTGGAGGAACTAGTATGA
- a CDS encoding ABC transporter permease yields the protein MTRTHPLLAAWAWLVYAFLYLPILVLIVFSFNESRFGAEWTGFTTKWYGVLLGRADVRAALGHTLQVALLSTLVSTVLGTLTGLGLWRYTSRARAALSTLLVLPIVIPDVVMGVMLLMFYAAVRAGLERAGWTFDNGFWTVLLAHVTFQISYVALTVRSRLSGYGPELEEAARDLGASAWQSFWRVVLPLAWPGVLAGALLAFTLSLDDFVVTYFTSGSGFQTLPVLIYTNVKRGVTPDINALSTLLILVTVVAVLVANALLRPRRKA from the coding sequence ATGACCCGCACCCACCCCCTCCTGGCCGCCTGGGCGTGGCTGGTGTACGCCTTCCTGTACCTGCCGATTCTGGTGCTGATCGTCTTTTCCTTCAACGAGTCGCGCTTTGGGGCCGAGTGGACGGGTTTTACCACCAAGTGGTACGGCGTGCTGCTGGGCCGCGCCGACGTGCGCGCGGCGCTGGGGCACACGCTGCAGGTGGCGCTGCTGAGCACCCTGGTCAGCACGGTGCTGGGCACGCTGACTGGCCTGGGGCTGTGGCGCTACACCAGCCGGGCGCGCGCGGCCCTGTCCACGCTGCTGGTGCTGCCCATCGTGATTCCCGACGTGGTGATGGGCGTGATGCTGCTGATGTTCTACGCCGCCGTGCGCGCGGGCCTGGAGCGGGCCGGCTGGACCTTTGACAACGGGTTCTGGACCGTGCTGCTGGCGCACGTCACCTTTCAGATCAGTTATGTGGCGCTGACCGTGCGCTCGCGTCTATCGGGCTACGGCCCCGAACTGGAGGAAGCGGCGCGCGATCTGGGGGCCAGCGCGTGGCAGTCGTTCTGGCGCGTGGTGTTACCGCTGGCGTGGCCGGGTGTGCTGGCCGGCGCCCTGCTGGCCTTTACCCTGTCGCTGGACGACTTCGTGGTCACGTACTTCACCAGCGGCTCGGGCTTCCAGACCCTGCCGGTGCTGATCTATACCAACGTCAAACGCGGCGTGACCCCCGACATCAACGCCCTGAGCACCCTGCTGATTCTCGTCACCGTGGTGGCGGTGCTGGTGGCGAACGCCCTGCTGCGCCCCCGGAGGAAAGCGTGA
- a CDS encoding polyamine ABC transporter substrate-binding protein: MKTASPVPPGDGRTLRVFIWSEYMDPDIVKAFEEQTGARVILDTFESNEAMLAKLQGGGATYDLVVPSSYVVQTMVRAGLLQPLDRARLPNLKNVAPEFLNPPYDPGNRYSVPYQYAATGLAYNKSRYVPRSSWAEIFGPEDRRSFVLLDDPREVIGAALKYLGHSANTADVAQLRAARDLLRRTVAKKGFQGFDGGPGTRNKLLARQIDLGQIYVGDLLIATEENPQVQVVLPREGTTISMDTLVVLKRSPNPALAHRFINTLLDAEVGARLSNYTYYATPNAAARPLLDDFLKAVPALNPPADWLKNGKLNFIDELPDRRAQRLYDRIWTELKSR; this comes from the coding sequence GTGAAAACAGCGTCCCCTGTGCCCCCGGGCGATGGCCGCACCCTGCGCGTGTTCATCTGGTCGGAATACATGGACCCGGACATCGTGAAGGCGTTCGAGGAACAGACCGGCGCGCGGGTCATTCTGGACACCTTCGAGAGCAACGAGGCCATGCTCGCCAAGCTGCAGGGGGGCGGGGCCACCTACGACCTCGTGGTGCCCAGTTCGTACGTGGTGCAGACGATGGTGCGCGCCGGGCTCCTTCAGCCGCTGGACCGCGCGAGGCTGCCCAACCTGAAGAACGTGGCACCCGAATTCCTGAACCCGCCCTATGACCCGGGCAACCGCTACTCCGTGCCGTACCAGTACGCGGCCACCGGGCTGGCCTACAACAAGAGCCGCTATGTTCCCCGAAGCAGCTGGGCCGAGATCTTTGGCCCCGAGGACCGCCGCTCGTTTGTGCTGCTGGACGACCCGCGCGAGGTGATCGGCGCGGCGCTGAAGTACCTGGGCCACAGCGCCAATACGGCCGATGTGGCCCAGCTGCGCGCCGCCCGCGACCTGCTGCGCCGCACGGTGGCCAAAAAGGGCTTTCAGGGCTTTGACGGCGGCCCCGGCACCCGCAACAAGCTGCTGGCCCGCCAGATTGACCTGGGTCAGATCTACGTGGGCGACCTGTTGATCGCCACCGAGGAAAACCCCCAGGTGCAGGTGGTGCTCCCCCGCGAAGGCACCACCATCAGCATGGATACCCTGGTGGTCTTAAAGCGCAGCCCCAACCCGGCCCTGGCCCACCGCTTCATCAACACCCTGCTGGACGCCGAAGTGGGCGCGCGCTTAAGCAACTACACCTACTACGCCACCCCCAACGCCGCCGCCCGGCCGCTGCTGGACGACTTTCTCAAGGCCGTCCCCGCCCTGAACCCCCCGGCCGACTGGCTGAAAAACGGCAAGCTCAACTTTATTGACGAACTGCCAGACCGGCGGGCCCAGCGGCTGTATGACCGGATCTGGACGGAGTTGAAAAGCAGGTAG
- a CDS encoding PhoX family protein codes for MTTERKAEASLWHRLLETRLTRRTALGSAAMTAAATALPLTISQAEAVNNGGPSTVDPQKVGPLTMPPFRAIPVTTADAMTLPGGYRAQVLAPWGETFTEGGREIGFNHDYVGFFPIDMLTGGTSSTEALLTINHEYVNPMFVGGDTKNRTPAQIRAEMEAVGVSVVRVKKEGREWRIVPDARNRRIDALSDIELTGPVRGSSAVKGATMVKGTVGNCSGGQTPWGTLLTCEENVDGYAKAWEGSGYDPMHQGWVTEIDPFTPEWTPKKRTAMGRFRHENVAVTVAKDGRVVGYMGDDMQDSCVYKFVSRGKYDPEGRAANLNLLAEGDLYVANFGNGSWVLLDYDKNKKLQDAKASDGKPLFTSQADVLADARASALAVGGTPVDRPEDIEIHPRTGEVYVALTNNSKHGNFFGQIVKFREQGDDWTATKFMWEIFAVGGPQSGFASPDNLVFDPYGNLWMVTDNSDLSTNPIKAFHGNNAMFFMPTEGPNAGKAFRFAVGPVDAEMTGPVWSPDGKTLFVSIQHPGEDSESLDKLRSNFAAKPGTNIPRPTLVAIEGFPGWKA; via the coding sequence ATGACCACAGAACGAAAGGCAGAGGCCAGCCTCTGGCACCGGCTGCTTGAAACGCGCCTGACCCGCCGCACCGCGCTGGGCAGCGCCGCCATGACGGCCGCCGCGACCGCGCTGCCCCTCACCATCAGCCAGGCCGAGGCCGTGAACAACGGCGGCCCCAGCACGGTGGACCCGCAGAAGGTGGGGCCCCTGACCATGCCGCCCTTCCGCGCCATTCCCGTGACCACCGCCGACGCGATGACGCTGCCGGGCGGCTACCGCGCGCAGGTGCTGGCGCCCTGGGGCGAGACCTTTACCGAGGGTGGCCGCGAGATCGGCTTTAACCACGACTACGTGGGCTTCTTTCCTATCGACATGCTCACGGGCGGCACCAGCAGCACCGAGGCGCTGCTGACGATCAACCACGAGTACGTGAACCCCATGTTCGTGGGCGGCGACACCAAAAACCGCACCCCCGCGCAGATCAGGGCCGAGATGGAAGCCGTGGGCGTGAGCGTGGTGCGCGTGAAGAAAGAGGGCCGCGAGTGGCGCATTGTGCCCGACGCCCGCAACCGCCGCATTGACGCCCTGAGCGACATTGAGCTGACCGGCCCGGTGCGCGGCAGCAGCGCGGTGAAGGGCGCCACGATGGTGAAGGGCACCGTGGGCAACTGCTCGGGCGGGCAGACCCCCTGGGGCACGCTGCTGACCTGCGAGGAAAACGTGGACGGCTACGCCAAGGCCTGGGAAGGCAGCGGCTACGACCCCATGCACCAGGGCTGGGTGACCGAGATTGACCCCTTCACCCCCGAGTGGACCCCGAAAAAGCGCACCGCCATGGGCCGCTTCCGCCATGAGAACGTGGCCGTGACCGTCGCCAAGGACGGGCGCGTGGTGGGCTACATGGGCGACGACATGCAGGATTCGTGCGTGTACAAGTTCGTCTCGCGCGGCAAGTACGACCCCGAAGGCCGCGCCGCGAACCTGAACCTGCTGGCCGAGGGCGACCTGTACGTGGCGAACTTTGGCAACGGCAGCTGGGTACTGCTGGACTACGACAAGAACAAGAAGCTGCAAGACGCCAAGGCCAGCGACGGCAAGCCGCTGTTCACCAGCCAGGCCGACGTGCTGGCCGATGCCCGCGCCAGCGCCCTGGCGGTCGGCGGCACCCCGGTGGACCGCCCCGAGGACATCGAGATTCACCCCCGCACCGGCGAGGTGTACGTGGCGCTGACCAACAACAGCAAGCACGGCAACTTCTTCGGGCAGATCGTGAAGTTCCGCGAACAGGGCGACGACTGGACCGCCACCAAGTTCATGTGGGAAATCTTCGCGGTGGGCGGGCCCCAGAGCGGCTTTGCCAGCCCGGACAACCTCGTGTTCGACCCCTACGGCAACCTGTGGATGGTCACCGACAACTCGGACCTGAGCACCAACCCCATCAAGGCCTTCCACGGCAACAACGCCATGTTCTTCATGCCCACCGAGGGCCCCAACGCCGGCAAGGCCTTCCGCTTCGCCGTGGGCCCGGTGGACGCCGAAATGACCGGCCCCGTGTGGTCCCCCGACGGCAAGACGCTGTTCGTGTCCATTCAGCACCCCGGCGAGGACAGCGAGAGCCTGGACAAGCTGCGCTCGAACTTTGCGGCCAAGCCCGGCACCAACATTCCCCGCCCCACGCTGGTGGCCATTGAAGGCTTCCCCGGGTGGAAGGCATGA
- a CDS encoding stage V sporulation protein S, producing METLRVSGTSRPNAIAGAIAALLRTQGEVEIQSIGPAAVNQAVKALAIARGYLTGDQLDLYTQPEFVKLDVQAEERTAVRFLVKAIPAPKPPS from the coding sequence TTGGAAACCCTGCGCGTCTCCGGCACGTCACGCCCCAACGCCATCGCCGGTGCCATCGCTGCGCTGCTGCGCACCCAGGGCGAGGTGGAAATTCAGTCCATCGGCCCGGCTGCCGTCAACCAGGCAGTCAAGGCCCTGGCGATTGCCCGTGGTTACCTGACGGGTGACCAGCTTGATCTGTACACCCAGCCCGAATTCGTGAAGCTGGACGTTCAGGCCGAGGAACGAACGGCGGTCCGGTTTCTGGTCAAGGCCATTCCGGCGCCCAAGCCCCCGTCCTGA
- the bshC gene encoding bacillithiol biosynthesis cysteine-adding enzyme BshC, producing the protein MAKSAAAEFRQGGMTGYFRLAHGATAQALAEARPDLDRVALAQALHDYHRDLGTLDGHTEAALARLAHPASRVVVTGQQAGALTGPAYAVHKGADAALLARQLHTEAQPVVAVYWVASQDHDAAEVASTTLLDRAETLHRLTLDVPAGVPVGRVPWRPEWTAQVHALLDAFDGPAEHVAAVRRRLDAALAGGGSYADVFARLLHGLLAPAGLLVLDPLHPALARLMAPALARELREPLASSAAIEAAATQLERDGFTPQLRRPPGATNLFVEEDDGQRRLLRVDGPRLSTETRHYTREDLLALLDADPSRLTPAAGLRPVVQDTLLPTLAFVVGPGEIAYGAQLQAVYPLHGLQQPLLWPRLSVTWLEPPVARLLRRLEAGAAQVQADPEGVLGRALARERGAAAAAQGRLDALNTELQALSTELGALDPTLAGAAERTRTRTLARVAHLQRLATRALARAEDERSGQLTRLKRHLLPLGVPQERELNFLTFLLKHGDTPLRQLLGLPPGWQGELEIP; encoded by the coding sequence ATGGCAAAAAGCGCAGCGGCAGAGTTCAGACAGGGCGGTATGACCGGGTATTTCCGACTGGCGCACGGGGCCACCGCGCAGGCCCTGGCCGAAGCAAGGCCGGACCTGGACCGCGTGGCCCTGGCCCAGGCCCTGCACGACTACCACCGCGACCTGGGCACCCTGGACGGCCACACCGAGGCCGCTCTGGCGCGGCTGGCCCACCCGGCCTCGCGCGTGGTGGTCACGGGGCAACAGGCCGGCGCCCTGACCGGCCCCGCCTACGCCGTGCACAAGGGCGCCGACGCCGCGCTGCTGGCCCGGCAGCTGCACACGGAGGCGCAGCCCGTGGTGGCCGTGTACTGGGTGGCCAGCCAGGACCACGACGCCGCCGAGGTCGCCAGCACCACCCTGTTGGACCGCGCCGAGACCCTGCACCGCCTGACCCTGGACGTGCCAGCCGGGGTGCCGGTGGGCCGCGTGCCCTGGCGTCCCGAATGGACCGCGCAGGTCCATGCCCTGCTGGACGCCTTTGATGGCCCCGCCGAGCATGTGGCGGCCGTGCGGCGGCGCCTGGACGCGGCGCTGGCGGGCGGCGGCAGCTACGCCGATGTGTTTGCCCGCCTGCTGCACGGCCTGCTGGCCCCGGCAGGGCTGCTGGTGCTGGACCCCCTGCACCCGGCCCTGGCCCGCCTGATGGCCCCGGCGCTGGCGCGCGAGCTGCGTGAGCCCCTGGCCTCTTCGGCGGCCATTGAGGCGGCGGCGACGCAGCTGGAACGTGACGGGTTCACCCCGCAGCTGCGCCGCCCGCCCGGGGCCACCAACCTGTTTGTGGAAGAAGACGACGGCCAGCGCCGCCTGCTGCGTGTGGACGGCCCGCGCCTGTCCACCGAGACCCGCCACTACACCCGCGAGGACCTGCTGGCTCTGCTGGACGCCGACCCCAGCCGCCTGACCCCGGCAGCGGGCCTGCGCCCGGTGGTGCAGGACACCCTGCTGCCCACCCTGGCGTTCGTGGTGGGGCCCGGGGAAATTGCCTACGGCGCCCAGCTGCAGGCGGTGTACCCCCTGCACGGCCTGCAGCAACCCCTGCTGTGGCCACGCCTGAGCGTGACATGGCTGGAGCCCCCGGTGGCGCGGCTGCTGCGCCGCCTGGAAGCGGGCGCCGCGCAGGTGCAGGCCGACCCCGAAGGCGTGCTGGGCCGCGCCCTGGCCCGCGAGCGGGGCGCCGCCGCCGCTGCCCAGGGCCGCCTGGACGCCCTGAACACCGAACTGCAGGCCCTGAGCACCGAACTGGGCGCCCTGGACCCCACGCTGGCAGGCGCCGCCGAACGCACCCGCACCCGCACCCTGGCGCGGGTGGCCCACCTGCAGCGCCTCGCGACCCGCGCCCTGGCCCGCGCCGAGGACGAGCGCAGCGGCCAGCTGACCCGCCTGAAGCGCCACCTGCTGCCCCTTGGCGTCCCCCAGGAACGCGAACTGAACTTTCTGACGTTCCTGCTGAAGCACGGCGACACGCCCCTGCGCCAGCTGCTGGGCCTGCCGCCCGGCTGGCAGGGTGAACTGGAGATTCCTTAA